Proteins from a genomic interval of Bradyrhizobium sp. CCBAU 53340:
- a CDS encoding DEAD/DEAH box helicase — translation MMALHLLAQWKEAGRNGLVFLAESENRAERLGSVIHALDPSCEVLVFPRLNTLPFDQLDPSREIAGRRASVLRRLAKAKKPIFLVSTAEAVMERLPPPANLLRLNIGLKVGGAFSEAELRVRLEELGYDLDDEPDYPGGVLFHGQTFEIFPAGALGPFRVEHAGRAIKRIVAFDPQEHDIIFETKELLVDPMSERTAMSGARARRATLFDYCGKAKWIADTGVPVHADAWLSTIEEAAGRADREREYLGRSDWKQATRGMKVLPRNAPFQPTPEFSKLTSARKALRAFVEEIRRAGSRLILVAAQEEDLRVMERMGGVRAERVADWAEAEGARQRDVALLADLDAGFVIPGKKAVVLTATDVLGSRAHHPQPMARSWSAAFDHADVPEQGTVVVHLQRGLAILDGLQTVNTGGGAMRELVRLSFAGDNAVLVPPSDLAQMWPYSTERGKLALDKADGSTWWARRGEAEQEIQAAGKVLAKHISQRKRRRAEKLIPPGSAYEKFVARFPYFTTIDQAKAIHDVLDDLASGHPMDRVICGDVGFGKTEVALRAAAAVVLSGKQVAIAVPTTVLARQHVATFRKRFAPLDIEVGSLSRATSGAEVRETREGLRSGRIKVVVGTQALTSKDVKFDDLGLVIIDEEQHFGAAEKAKLSGLAKNAHTLWMSATPIPRTLAAGLAGFRDLSVIASPPVHRLPVATKIAPLSDAAIASALLREQRRHGQSFLICPRIQDLEPMLARVQAVAPDLKIVCLHGKLPADEIDERMMTFVEGKADVLLATNIVESGLDIPRANTIVVCWPENFGLAQLHQLRGRVGRGGIRAFAYLLTESASGQSEKRLAVLEEFSRPGAGFAISERDLDLRGAGDLFSEQQSGHVQVFGPVLYSHLLKMASEKVDDGMSVVWVPDLNLPVADMLPASYVQSAPVRLELYARAARCASEEDLEDLEEETSRRFGPLPQAARDFFAAARLRLDCKRRGIIRLDVGQSAVAATFLPGRLRKSKGKSLQRDGDRVVYHSPMRDAPFERVEELLELLDES, via the coding sequence ATGATGGCGCTGCATCTGCTGGCGCAATGGAAGGAGGCCGGTCGCAACGGTCTCGTGTTCCTCGCCGAGAGCGAGAACAGGGCGGAGCGGCTCGGCAGCGTCATCCATGCGCTCGATCCGTCCTGCGAAGTGCTGGTGTTTCCGCGGCTGAACACGCTGCCGTTCGATCAACTGGATCCGTCGCGCGAGATTGCGGGCCGCAGGGCCTCGGTGCTGCGCCGCCTTGCGAAAGCGAAAAAGCCGATCTTTCTGGTCTCGACGGCGGAAGCGGTGATGGAGCGCCTGCCGCCGCCGGCGAACCTGTTGCGTCTGAACATAGGCTTGAAGGTCGGCGGCGCGTTCTCGGAAGCCGAGCTTCGCGTCCGCCTCGAAGAGCTGGGCTATGATCTCGACGACGAGCCGGACTATCCGGGCGGCGTCCTGTTTCACGGCCAGACCTTCGAGATATTTCCCGCGGGCGCGCTCGGTCCGTTCCGGGTGGAACATGCCGGGCGCGCGATCAAGCGGATCGTGGCGTTCGACCCGCAAGAGCACGACATCATCTTCGAGACCAAGGAGCTGCTCGTCGATCCCATGTCGGAACGAACGGCCATGTCGGGCGCACGGGCGCGGCGCGCGACGCTGTTCGACTATTGCGGAAAGGCAAAGTGGATCGCCGATACCGGCGTTCCCGTGCACGCCGATGCCTGGCTGAGCACGATCGAGGAGGCCGCGGGCCGCGCCGACAGGGAGCGCGAATATCTCGGGCGGAGCGATTGGAAGCAGGCAACGCGCGGCATGAAGGTGCTGCCGCGCAATGCGCCGTTCCAGCCGACGCCGGAATTCTCCAAGCTGACATCCGCGAGGAAGGCCTTGCGCGCCTTCGTCGAGGAGATCAGGCGCGCCGGCTCGCGCCTGATCCTGGTCGCGGCGCAGGAGGAAGACCTGCGCGTGATGGAGCGGATGGGCGGCGTCCGGGCGGAACGCGTCGCGGATTGGGCGGAGGCCGAGGGCGCGCGCCAGCGCGACGTGGCCTTGCTCGCCGACCTCGACGCCGGCTTTGTCATTCCCGGGAAGAAGGCCGTCGTGCTGACGGCGACCGACGTGCTCGGCAGTCGTGCGCATCATCCGCAGCCGATGGCGCGAAGCTGGAGCGCGGCCTTCGATCACGCCGATGTCCCGGAGCAGGGCACGGTGGTCGTGCATCTTCAGCGCGGCCTTGCGATCCTCGACGGCTTGCAGACGGTGAACACCGGCGGCGGCGCGATGCGCGAGCTGGTCCGCCTGTCCTTTGCGGGCGACAATGCGGTCCTGGTGCCGCCCTCCGATCTGGCGCAGATGTGGCCCTATTCGACGGAGCGCGGCAAGCTGGCGCTCGACAAGGCGGATGGCAGCACATGGTGGGCCCGCCGCGGCGAGGCCGAGCAGGAGATCCAGGCCGCCGGCAAGGTCCTCGCCAAGCACATCAGCCAGCGCAAGCGGCGGCGCGCCGAAAAGCTGATCCCGCCCGGATCGGCCTACGAGAAATTCGTCGCGCGCTTTCCCTATTTCACCACGATCGATCAGGCCAAGGCGATCCACGACGTGCTGGACGATCTTGCCTCCGGCCATCCCATGGACCGCGTGATCTGCGGCGACGTCGGCTTCGGCAAGACCGAGGTGGCGCTGCGCGCGGCGGCGGCCGTGGTGCTGTCTGGCAAGCAGGTCGCGATCGCGGTGCCGACGACCGTGCTGGCGAGGCAGCATGTCGCGACTTTCCGCAAACGCTTTGCGCCCCTCGATATCGAGGTCGGCAGCCTGTCGCGCGCGACCTCGGGCGCTGAGGTGCGGGAGACCAGGGAAGGCCTGCGCAGCGGCCGGATCAAGGTCGTGGTCGGCACGCAGGCGCTCACTTCGAAGGACGTGAAGTTCGACGATCTTGGCCTCGTCATCATCGACGAGGAGCAGCATTTCGGCGCTGCCGAGAAGGCAAAGCTCTCCGGGCTTGCCAAGAATGCACATACGCTCTGGATGAGTGCCACGCCGATTCCGCGCACGCTCGCCGCCGGCCTTGCCGGCTTCAGGGATCTCAGCGTCATTGCCTCGCCGCCGGTGCACAGGCTTCCGGTCGCGACCAAGATCGCGCCGTTATCTGATGCCGCCATCGCCTCGGCCCTGCTGCGCGAGCAACGGCGGCACGGGCAGAGCTTTTTGATCTGCCCGCGCATCCAGGATCTCGAACCGATGCTGGCGCGGGTGCAGGCGGTGGCGCCTGATCTCAAGATCGTCTGCCTGCACGGCAAATTGCCGGCCGACGAGATCGACGAGCGCATGATGACCTTCGTCGAGGGCAAGGCCGACGTGCTGCTGGCCACCAACATCGTCGAGAGCGGCCTCGATATCCCGCGCGCCAACACCATCGTGGTGTGCTGGCCGGAAAATTTTGGTCTGGCCCAGCTGCACCAGCTGCGCGGGCGCGTCGGCCGTGGAGGCATCCGCGCCTTCGCCTATCTCCTGACCGAGTCGGCCTCGGGGCAGTCCGAGAAGCGGCTGGCGGTGCTGGAAGAGTTCAGCCGGCCGGGCGCGGGCTTTGCCATCAGCGAGCGCGACCTCGATCTGCGCGGCGCGGGCGATCTGTTCTCGGAGCAGCAATCCGGCCACGTCCAGGTGTTCGGCCCGGTGCTCTACAGCCACCTCCTGAAGATGGCCTCGGAGAAGGTCGATGACGGCATGTCCGTGGTGTGGGTGCCCGACCTCAATCTGCCGGTCGCTGACATGCTGCCCGCGAGCTACGTGCAATCCGCGCCCGTGCGGCTGGAGCTCTATGCCCGCGCCGCGCGCTGCGCCAGCGAGGAGGATCTCGAAGATCTCGAGGAGGAGACGTCGCGCCGCTTCGGACCCTTGCCGCAGGCCGCCCGCGACTTCTTTGCCGCTGCTCGACTGCGGCTGGACTGCAAGCGCCGGGGCATCATTCGCCTCGACGTCGGGCAAAGCGCGGTGGCTGCGACGTTCCTGCCAGGACGGCTGCGCAAGTCCAAGGGCAAGTCGCTGCAACGCGATGGCGACCGCGTGGTCTATCACAGCCCGATGCGCGATGCCCCGTTCGAGCGGGTCGAGGAATTGCTGGAGTTGCTGGACGAGTCGTGA
- a CDS encoding CaiB/BaiF CoA-transferase family protein produces the protein MGGVLEGVRVLDFGRYIAGPYCATLLAEFGAEVIRVEKRDGSEDRFVAPVGEGGEGALFLQVNRNKKCITLDPMTEEGQEVMRRLIATADVVVANLPPQTLRAMKLDYEQLKAIKPDIILTTATAFGGPGPWSDRVGFDGVGQVMSGSVYMTGAGDPPYRAAVNWVDFGTALHCAFGTLAALIERGKSGRGQIVEGALLATALSFTNATLIEQAVINVNRVPTGNLGQTAAPADIYRTKDGWVLCQVTGHPLFKRWARLMGEEEQWLNDPRFADDISRGNNGAVISERMARWCAERTTQEAVDTLGKAMIPTGPVLSPQQALDHPHIRAAGFLQDVDYPGLPKQAPVARAAIRLSETPGAIAARPPTLGEHTDTVLAELGYDTAAIAALRQGGII, from the coding sequence ATGGGGGGAGTTCTGGAAGGCGTGCGCGTCCTTGATTTCGGGCGCTATATCGCGGGGCCATATTGCGCGACATTGCTGGCCGAGTTCGGCGCCGAGGTCATCAGGGTCGAGAAGCGCGACGGCAGCGAGGATCGCTTCGTTGCGCCAGTCGGTGAGGGCGGCGAGGGCGCCCTGTTCCTGCAGGTCAACCGCAACAAGAAATGCATCACGCTCGATCCGATGACGGAGGAAGGCCAGGAGGTGATGCGCCGCCTGATCGCGACGGCCGACGTCGTCGTCGCCAATCTGCCGCCGCAGACCTTGCGCGCGATGAAGCTCGATTACGAGCAGCTGAAGGCGATCAAGCCGGACATCATCCTGACGACGGCGACCGCGTTCGGCGGCCCGGGCCCATGGTCCGACCGCGTCGGCTTCGACGGCGTCGGGCAGGTGATGTCGGGTTCGGTCTATATGACTGGCGCCGGCGATCCGCCTTACCGCGCGGCGGTGAACTGGGTCGATTTCGGCACCGCGCTGCATTGCGCCTTCGGGACGCTCGCCGCGCTGATCGAGCGCGGCAAATCCGGTCGCGGGCAGATCGTCGAGGGCGCGCTGCTGGCGACCGCGCTGTCCTTCACCAATGCGACGCTGATCGAGCAGGCCGTCATCAACGTCAACCGCGTTCCCACCGGCAATCTCGGCCAGACCGCCGCACCTGCGGATATCTACCGCACGAAAGATGGTTGGGTGCTGTGCCAGGTCACCGGCCATCCGCTGTTCAAGCGCTGGGCGAGGCTGATGGGCGAGGAAGAGCAGTGGCTCAACGACCCGCGCTTTGCCGACGACATCAGCCGCGGCAACAACGGCGCCGTGATCAGCGAGCGGATGGCGCGCTGGTGCGCCGAGCGCACCACGCAGGAGGCTGTGGATACACTCGGCAAGGCGATGATCCCGACCGGCCCGGTCTTGAGCCCGCAGCAGGCGCTGGACCATCCGCACATTCGCGCCGCCGGATTCCTGCAGGATGTCGACTATCCCGGCTTGCCGAAACAGGCCCCGGTTGCCCGCGCCGCGATTCGGCTGTCGGAAACCCCTGGTGCGATCGCAGCGCGTCCGCCGACGCTTGGCGAGCATACCGATACCGTGCTGGCGGAACTCGGCTACGACACGGCCGCGATTGCAGCACTCCGGCAGGGCGGCATCATTTAG